Proteins encoded together in one Undibacterium sp. CCC3.4 window:
- a CDS encoding helix-turn-helix transcriptional regulator — MDKILCKQNIQASLQKEGLSQAALAKQLGVSAQAVSNWLKGVDFPRPEKLLKLAILLKLSFDQLVQQEENTLPVIAFRKRAGTKTTETHIENARAIGMLLKPLVPYLQGIHTLRPQLSNPSENYTQLQQAVSEVRSKLGLSDQTVLDYHHLIGQFKEVGAVLVPVLWGEKKQHQNAMHIHLPEEKVTFIFLNLDTSIEDFKFWMAHELAHVYTPALVGTEKGEDFADAFAGVLLFPNACAQIAYQDVVRARTTHGKIAALQKHATHHSISLFTVYKQVESYVRNFPLPSIGIDEKSIHIARNQVSKQFPLVSEALFDPLPPPPSDYIASVDKGFQSDFFRALRVMIRERDMGAGYIKQILDISLADATALHLELRS, encoded by the coding sequence ATGGATAAAATCTTATGCAAGCAAAATATTCAGGCATCACTCCAAAAAGAAGGCCTTAGCCAAGCTGCCTTGGCGAAACAACTAGGTGTAAGTGCCCAAGCAGTAAGCAATTGGCTGAAAGGCGTCGATTTCCCACGTCCAGAAAAATTGTTAAAGTTGGCAATTTTGCTCAAACTTTCTTTTGATCAGTTGGTGCAACAAGAGGAAAATACCCTACCCGTAATCGCCTTTCGCAAAAGAGCGGGGACAAAGACGACAGAAACGCATATTGAAAATGCCCGCGCTATTGGCATGTTACTGAAGCCCCTTGTCCCATATTTGCAAGGCATCCACACATTAAGACCTCAACTATCAAATCCAAGTGAAAATTACACACAGTTACAGCAAGCCGTCAGTGAGGTTCGCTCAAAGCTTGGATTAAGTGATCAAACTGTTTTAGATTACCATCACCTGATTGGTCAATTCAAAGAAGTTGGTGCGGTACTCGTGCCTGTACTCTGGGGTGAAAAAAAGCAGCACCAAAATGCGATGCATATTCATTTGCCAGAAGAAAAAGTTACCTTTATTTTTCTTAACCTCGATACAAGCATTGAAGACTTCAAATTTTGGATGGCTCACGAATTAGCGCATGTATATACACCCGCGCTAGTTGGCACTGAAAAGGGAGAGGATTTCGCTGATGCATTTGCAGGCGTCTTACTATTTCCAAATGCGTGCGCTCAGATCGCATATCAAGACGTGGTCCGTGCAAGAACAACGCACGGAAAAATTGCAGCATTACAAAAGCATGCGACTCACCATAGCATTTCTCTTTTCACTGTATATAAACAGGTAGAAAGCTACGTTCGAAACTTCCCATTGCCATCAATTGGGATTGATGAAAAATCGATTCATATAGCTCGCAATCAAGTTTCAAAGCAATTTCCATTGGTCAGCGAGGCATTATTCGACCCACTGCCCCCACCCCCATCTGACTATATTGCGTCAGTAGATAAGGGATTTCAATCTGATTTCTTTCGTGCTTTGAGAGTGATGATTCGTGAGCGTGACATGGGTGCCGGATATATTAAACAAATTTTAGATATCTCCTTGGCAGACGCAACTGCGCTTCATTTGGAGCTCAGAAGTTGA
- a CDS encoding HNH endonuclease has translation MPSLDLSSEHLAALSWFQSKAGKTVSWAELQNGPSILTISAKGIYKPQSLPYALSVRQGLDSPYIDEEPQFQSDGSWRYRYAQEEQAKKNADELFTNQGLHACMRDGIPVAVLRQVSKKPDTRYHVLGLARVVDWAQGVFTLNSTMLDVPFLKLDKASATSEDALNPFHPYDPNHVDDARVKVMREITARQGQAAFRSGLLTAYRGRCAISGCDVSDVLEAAHVTPYLGPETNCVTNGMLLRCDFHTLWDKGLLYLERDMCVQVHARLGGTEYATWNQKTVFIPESVSQQLSPEALQAHRDWCLQKR, from the coding sequence ATGCCTTCACTAGATTTGTCGAGCGAACATTTGGCAGCACTTAGCTGGTTTCAATCAAAGGCTGGAAAAACAGTGAGTTGGGCAGAGCTGCAAAATGGGCCAAGTATCCTAACGATTTCAGCAAAGGGTATTTATAAGCCGCAATCCTTACCTTATGCGCTTTCGGTACGCCAGGGCTTAGATAGCCCATATATCGACGAAGAACCTCAATTCCAGTCCGATGGCAGTTGGCGATATCGTTATGCGCAAGAGGAACAAGCTAAAAAAAACGCAGACGAACTATTTACTAATCAAGGTTTACACGCCTGCATGCGTGATGGCATTCCTGTCGCCGTTCTGAGGCAAGTTAGTAAAAAACCAGATACCCGTTACCATGTCCTAGGCTTAGCTAGAGTGGTTGATTGGGCCCAAGGAGTTTTTACGCTCAATAGTACAATGCTCGATGTACCATTTTTGAAATTAGATAAAGCGAGTGCGACTTCTGAGGATGCTCTAAACCCGTTCCATCCTTATGATCCTAATCATGTCGACGATGCGCGAGTCAAAGTCATGCGCGAAATTACGGCAAGGCAAGGGCAGGCTGCGTTTCGTAGTGGTTTACTGACAGCTTATCGAGGGCGATGTGCGATTTCTGGTTGTGACGTCAGTGACGTACTGGAAGCAGCGCACGTGACGCCTTATCTTGGACCGGAAACCAATTGCGTAACAAACGGCATGTTGTTGCGTTGTGATTTTCATACTTTATGGGACAAGGGTTTATTGTATTTAGAGCGCGATATGTGCGTACAAGTGCATGCTCGTCTGGGTGGTACTGAATACGCTACGTGGAATCAAAAAACTGTTTTTATTCCTGAATCAGTATCTCAGCAACTGTCGCCAGAAGCTTTGCAGGCGCATCGAGATTGGTGCTTACAAAAACGCTGA
- a CDS encoding type II toxin-antitoxin system HipA family toxin encodes MPVSSSLAVYLGDAYVGTLYQDTPLAFAYDAHWLRHPQARALAAGIPLQAGKIAGDHVYAFFENLLPEGEQRQTISRQHQVSAVFELLALVGGDTAGAVRLLPPAEKPRPPLYRRSSWKQLHGQIDVGLRARSENAYMATRQQQRIAISGAQYKILLSIDQDGTPLLPLGSSPSSHIIKPDIVRAGCNIFASAMNETVVMRAALHCGLPTAEVQYVPALHACAVTRFDRQTDRYGRWVRLAQADFCQLTAKPSGIKYEADGGPGFVDCFHLLAKHSSMPAVDQKNLLKWLFFNLYTGNNDGHAKNLAMLAGANGLRLAPFFDLMCTRLYAGLARRFAFRIGGVDEPGVMRAAQFEQLARELGVSLHYLKDIADELANILPSSIQQACLELNHGLTAKEQTLIQRLRQKTTSLTKQLHAKIMR; translated from the coding sequence ATGCCTGTTTCCTCTTCTCTCGCGGTCTACCTTGGTGACGCCTATGTCGGTACGCTGTACCAAGACACGCCACTGGCGTTTGCCTACGACGCGCACTGGTTAAGGCATCCGCAGGCACGTGCTCTTGCTGCGGGGATTCCCTTGCAAGCCGGAAAAATCGCTGGCGACCACGTGTATGCTTTTTTTGAAAATTTACTTCCCGAAGGCGAGCAGCGGCAAACGATCAGCCGGCAGCATCAGGTCAGCGCTGTTTTCGAATTGTTAGCGCTGGTGGGCGGCGACACTGCTGGTGCGGTGCGTTTATTGCCGCCCGCTGAGAAACCACGGCCGCCGCTGTATCGGCGCAGCAGCTGGAAGCAGTTGCACGGCCAGATCGATGTCGGACTAAGGGCGCGCTCTGAGAATGCGTACATGGCAACTCGTCAGCAACAGCGGATTGCGATTTCGGGAGCGCAGTATAAAATCTTGCTGTCGATTGATCAGGATGGCACGCCGCTCTTACCCTTAGGCAGCAGTCCGTCCAGCCATATCATTAAGCCCGATATCGTGCGCGCCGGGTGCAACATCTTTGCTTCGGCAATGAATGAGACAGTGGTGATGCGCGCGGCTTTGCACTGTGGCTTGCCAACGGCAGAGGTGCAGTATGTGCCGGCGCTGCATGCTTGTGCGGTCACGCGCTTTGATCGGCAAACAGACCGGTATGGGCGCTGGGTACGTCTGGCTCAGGCAGACTTTTGTCAGTTAACGGCTAAGCCATCTGGTATTAAATATGAAGCAGATGGGGGGCCGGGTTTTGTCGACTGTTTTCATCTGCTGGCGAAACATAGCAGCATGCCTGCGGTCGATCAAAAAAATTTGCTGAAGTGGCTGTTTTTTAATCTCTACACGGGGAATAATGATGGCCATGCAAAAAACTTGGCTATGCTGGCGGGTGCCAATGGCTTGAGGCTGGCACCTTTTTTTGATTTGATGTGCACGCGCCTGTATGCGGGCTTGGCGCGTCGCTTTGCGTTCCGGATCGGTGGGGTGGATGAACCCGGGGTGATGCGGGCTGCGCAGTTTGAGCAATTGGCACGGGAACTCGGTGTCAGCTTACACTATTTGAAAGACATCGCCGATGAGCTGGCGAACATTCTACCCTCATCGATACAGCAAGCCTGCTTGGAATTGAATCATGGCCTGACGGCAAAAGAGCAAACCTTGATTCAAAGGCTGCGGCAAAAAACGACTTCGCTGACAAAGCAACTTCACGCCAAGATCATGCGGTAA
- a CDS encoding DUF4194 domain-containing protein has protein sequence MDASYETAAAVAIPNLSALLINLLKGVLYREGDERMWASLLQLQTRVRDYVTVLNLELVLDEAEGYAFLKSRPEPSDDDPAPRLPRLVARRPLSFPVSLLLALLRKKLAEFDAGGGDTRLVQSRAEIVELLRIFLPEGPNEARLIDQIEAIINKVVDLGFLHKLKAVAGSEPSYEVRRLLKAFVDAQWLAEFDARLAQYRTQLAGTGSKTDE, from the coding sequence ATGGATGCAAGCTATGAAACAGCGGCAGCAGTGGCAATACCGAATTTGTCTGCCCTGCTGATCAATTTACTCAAGGGTGTGCTGTACCGCGAAGGCGACGAGCGCATGTGGGCCAGCCTGCTGCAGTTGCAAACACGGGTACGTGATTATGTGACGGTACTCAACCTCGAATTGGTCTTGGATGAGGCCGAGGGTTATGCCTTCCTGAAAAGCCGGCCCGAGCCCAGCGATGATGATCCGGCACCACGTTTGCCGCGGCTGGTGGCACGCCGGCCTTTGTCGTTTCCAGTCAGTTTGTTGCTGGCTTTGTTGCGCAAGAAATTGGCCGAGTTTGATGCTGGCGGCGGCGATACGCGGCTGGTGCAAAGCCGCGCCGAGATCGTGGAATTGTTACGTATTTTTTTGCCCGAGGGGCCGAACGAGGCCAGGCTGATTGATCAGATCGAGGCCATCATCAACAAGGTGGTGGATCTGGGGTTTTTGCATAAGCTCAAAGCCGTGGCTGGCAGTGAGCCAAGTTATGAGGTACGGCGTTTATTGAAAGCATTTGTTGATGCGCAATGGCTGGCGGAATTCGATGCGCGCTTGGCGCAGTACCGAACCCAGTTGGCGGGAACCGGGAGCAAGACGGATGAGTGA
- a CDS encoding LysR family transcriptional regulator — translation MQYNTVKKNKSVSTGETMEILSENVSDIFIFVKVVELKSFSEAARVSGSTKSTVSKQVRRLEETLGAKLLNRTTRHLALTEAGELAYQHGLRIAEETTALRSALEGLQSMPRGHLRVTTSVAFGNLHLSHLIGQFLNAYPDISVALTLIDRYVDVVEEGFDIAIRLTEKPIDSFVARRLAGLDYVLCASPDYLRSHTPISTLEDLAAHNCMVNSLTREASWRFSRDGESREIRVTGRFSVNSSESLRRAVLDGIGIGLLPTYAIAEDLRAGHVSVILPAYRAEGRFGNSIYAIFLPSKFATPKMRVFVDFLIEKFKDGGEWG, via the coding sequence ATGCAATACAATACGGTGAAAAAGAACAAATCTGTGTCCACTGGAGAAACAATGGAAATCCTTTCTGAAAACGTGTCGGATATTTTTATCTTTGTGAAAGTGGTCGAACTAAAAAGTTTTTCCGAAGCTGCGCGCGTGAGCGGATCGACCAAATCCACCGTGAGCAAACAGGTGCGGCGGCTGGAAGAAACACTGGGGGCCAAGTTACTCAACCGCACCACCCGCCATCTCGCGCTCACGGAGGCCGGCGAGCTGGCGTACCAGCATGGCTTACGCATCGCTGAGGAAACCACCGCATTACGCAGCGCTCTCGAGGGGCTGCAGTCGATGCCACGCGGGCATTTGCGGGTAACGACCTCGGTCGCCTTCGGAAACCTGCACCTGAGCCATTTGATTGGACAGTTTCTCAATGCCTATCCTGACATCAGCGTCGCACTCACCTTAATCGACCGCTATGTCGATGTGGTCGAAGAAGGCTTCGACATCGCGATCCGGCTTACCGAAAAACCGATCGACAGCTTTGTGGCACGCCGTCTGGCCGGGCTCGATTACGTGCTCTGTGCGAGCCCCGATTATTTGCGCAGCCACACGCCCATCTCCACGCTCGAGGATTTGGCCGCGCATAACTGTATGGTCAACAGTTTGACGCGCGAGGCCAGCTGGCGCTTTTCGCGCGATGGCGAAAGCCGCGAGATCCGCGTGACGGGCAGGTTCTCCGTCAACAGCAGCGAATCCCTGCGCAGAGCCGTACTCGATGGCATCGGCATCGGCTTGCTGCCGACTTACGCCATCGCCGAGGATTTGCGGGCCGGACACGTCAGCGTGATCTTGCCCGCGTACCGTGCAGAAGGTAGGTTCGGCAACAGCATTTATGCGATTTTTTTACCGAGCAAGTTTGCCACGCCCAAGATGCGCGTGTTTGTGGATTTTTTGATTGAAAAATTCAAGGATGGGGGCGAATGGGGATGA
- a CDS encoding DUF3375 domain-containing protein, with amino-acid sequence MTLDFATLSALRTHHPAWRLLRSDHAPLIASFLQRVFVDPNVRGMAAVDLAELLEDELYALRAQLGADAFPKSGLEYLNDWTAQDKGWLRKFYRNGSDEAQFDLTPATEKALSWLTQLSARQFVGTESRLLTLFDLLKKMSEGSEADPSKRIEELHKKRAAIDAEIAREMAGEVRLLDDTAIKDRFQQFTQGARELLADFREVEHNFRQLDRRVRERIALWDGSKGALLEEIMGERDLIADSDQGKSFRAFWDFLLSGSRQEELTRLLDQVLALPAVNALQPDARMRRVHYDWMEAGEYTQRTVALLSQQLRRFLDDQAWLENRRIMDILHHIEAQVLALRATPPTMSLMEIDEPGADIELPMERPMFTPAIKPRISDLLVQAGEEEIDALALFDQVVVDKARLTRHIRHTLQEQAQVSLRDLIATQALQHGLAELVAYLQIGSDSFSSVMDEEIQETISWQAQAADGSVVQRRAQLPRVIFMRQST; translated from the coding sequence GTGACTCTCGACTTTGCCACCCTCAGCGCCCTGCGCACCCACCACCCGGCCTGGCGCTTGCTGCGTTCTGATCATGCGCCGCTGATCGCCAGTTTTTTACAAAGGGTGTTCGTTGATCCGAACGTGCGTGGCATGGCGGCGGTTGATTTGGCTGAATTATTGGAAGATGAGTTGTATGCCTTGCGTGCGCAATTGGGGGCCGACGCTTTTCCTAAGTCTGGCTTGGAGTACCTCAACGATTGGACTGCGCAAGATAAGGGCTGGTTGCGTAAGTTTTACCGCAATGGCTCGGATGAGGCACAATTTGATCTGACGCCGGCCACCGAAAAGGCCTTGAGTTGGCTGACGCAGTTATCGGCGCGGCAGTTTGTCGGTACCGAATCACGCTTGCTGACGCTGTTCGATTTGTTGAAAAAAATGAGCGAAGGCAGTGAAGCCGATCCGAGTAAGCGAATTGAAGAATTACATAAAAAGCGCGCCGCCATCGATGCGGAAATTGCGCGTGAAATGGCCGGTGAGGTGCGTTTGCTCGATGATACGGCCATTAAGGATAGGTTTCAGCAATTCACCCAGGGAGCGCGCGAATTATTGGCCGATTTTCGGGAGGTGGAACATAATTTCCGTCAACTCGACAGGCGGGTACGCGAGCGCATTGCGCTATGGGATGGCAGTAAAGGTGCGCTGCTGGAAGAAATTATGGGCGAACGAGATTTGATTGCCGATAGCGATCAGGGTAAGAGTTTTCGTGCTTTTTGGGATTTTTTACTGTCTGGCAGCCGGCAAGAAGAGTTGACCCGTTTGCTCGATCAGGTGTTGGCTTTGCCGGCGGTAAACGCCTTGCAGCCCGATGCACGGATGCGCCGCGTGCATTACGATTGGATGGAGGCCGGTGAATATACGCAACGCACGGTGGCTTTGTTGTCACAGCAATTGCGGCGTTTTTTGGATGATCAGGCTTGGCTGGAAAACCGGCGCATTATGGATATTTTGCATCATATTGAGGCTCAGGTCTTGGCCTTGCGGGCTACGCCTCCAACGATGAGTTTGATGGAGATCGATGAGCCGGGTGCGGATATTGAGCTGCCGATGGAGCGGCCGATGTTTACGCCGGCAATTAAACCGCGTATCAGCGATTTGCTGGTGCAAGCCGGTGAGGAAGAGATCGATGCACTGGCTTTGTTCGATCAGGTGGTGGTGGATAAGGCCAGGTTGACGCGCCACATACGCCATACTTTGCAAGAGCAGGCGCAGGTGAGCTTGCGTGACTTGATTGCTACCCAAGCTTTGCAACATGGCTTAGCGGAATTGGTTGCTTACTTGCAAATCGGTAGCGATAGTTTCAGCAGTGTGATGGATGAAGAAATTCAAGAGACCATCAGTTGGCAAGCGCAGGCGGCTGATGGCAGCGTGGTGCAGCGGCGCGCGCAGCTGCCACGGGTAATATTTATGCGCCAATCTACTTAA
- a CDS encoding ATP-binding protein codes for MSEQVSQDFNFEDDDALSGFRLSRLEVLNWGTFDSKVWSLQLDGRNGLLTGDIGSGKSTLVDAITTLLVPANRIAYNKAAGADNKERSLRSYVLGHYKAERNEVTGASKPVSLRDHHSYSVLLGVFHNAGYDQTVSLAQVFWMKDMQGQPARFFVTVERDLSIAEHFSHFGTEIVQLRKKMRAVGAEVHDSFPPYAAWFRRRFGIENDQALELFHQTVSMKSIGNLTDFVRSHMLEPFDVAPRIAALITHFDDLTRAHQAVEKAQKQVDLLSPLVADGQRHAELVATVEGLRLCREQLRPYFAGLKLQLLEQGITSLQQDLRLAAARLHALEIQRNEQSQQVDELKQAINHNGGDRLEQLRAQMQNKAVLRDQRALKAQRYLSLVKVLGQTVVPEREGFPAQGRQFHAWREEAAGRDADLQNALTEHAVALTQGRAEHARMTVEIDSLKRRRSNIDDQQILIRSALCAALAIDETAMPFAGELIQVRDEERDWEGAAERLLRNMGLALLVPDAHYAAVAAWVDQAHLRGRLVYFHVRARKNAALPELHRHSLARKLAIKPDSPHYDWLERELAHRFDVACCDTQEQFRRETRAVTRSGQLKDPSGRHEKDDRHRIDDRSRYVLGWSNAAKIAALTATRTQLETRLGELGSRIGSIEQERRELALRIDALTRLEEFSDFDELDWGSVASEIAKLQDTYAQLEAASDTLKQLTASLELARQALARSELSWQEVGKQQGKLEQRLSDAQVLRLQCQGLLQNAVVDAAGAALLARIQEEALGEQVLTVASCDPREQDIRSFLQTKIDAEDQKIKRVSEKIIKAMAAFKEAFKLESAEIDASVDALFEYEKLLSQLQRDNLPRFVARFKELLNVNTINEIANFNAQLARERETIKEKIAHINRSLGEIDYNPGRYIVLDSQVSPDAEIRDFQQELRACTEGGISGSDEAQYSESKFLQVKNVIDRFRGREGLSEQDRRWTAKVSDVRNWFLFAASERWRADHSEHEHYSDSGGKSGGQKEKLAYTILAASLAYQFGLEWGAVRSRSFRFVVIDEAFGRGSDESAQYGLQLFRQLNLQLLIVTPLQKIHIIEPYVAHVGFVHNEGGRASKLRNLSIEEYRVQKSLAAQ; via the coding sequence ATGAGTGAGCAAGTTTCGCAAGATTTTAATTTTGAAGACGATGATGCGCTGTCGGGTTTTCGGCTGAGCCGGCTGGAAGTGTTGAATTGGGGTACGTTTGATAGCAAGGTGTGGAGCTTGCAACTCGATGGTCGAAACGGTTTGCTTACCGGCGACATCGGTTCGGGTAAATCGACCTTGGTCGATGCGATTACCACCTTGTTGGTGCCGGCCAACCGGATTGCGTATAACAAGGCGGCTGGTGCCGATAACAAAGAGCGTTCCTTGCGTTCGTATGTGTTGGGCCACTACAAAGCAGAACGCAATGAGGTTACCGGGGCCTCGAAACCGGTGTCCTTGCGCGATCATCACAGTTATTCGGTGCTCTTGGGGGTGTTCCATAATGCTGGCTATGACCAGACCGTGAGTCTGGCACAAGTGTTTTGGATGAAAGATATGCAGGGGCAGCCGGCACGTTTTTTTGTGACGGTCGAGCGGGATTTGTCGATCGCTGAGCATTTTTCGCATTTTGGTACGGAGATTGTGCAGTTACGCAAAAAAATGCGCGCCGTCGGTGCTGAGGTGCACGATAGCTTTCCGCCGTATGCGGCCTGGTTTCGTCGTCGCTTCGGGATCGAGAATGATCAAGCCTTGGAATTATTCCATCAAACGGTGTCGATGAAATCGATCGGTAATCTGACTGATTTTGTGCGCAGCCATATGCTCGAGCCCTTCGATGTCGCACCACGGATTGCGGCCTTGATTACGCACTTCGATGATCTCACGCGCGCCCATCAGGCAGTAGAAAAAGCACAAAAGCAAGTCGATTTATTGTCGCCCTTGGTGGCGGACGGCCAGCGCCATGCCGAATTGGTGGCGACGGTGGAAGGCTTGCGCCTGTGTCGCGAGCAGTTGCGGCCGTATTTTGCTGGCTTGAAGTTACAATTACTCGAGCAAGGAATTACTTCCTTGCAGCAAGATTTACGGCTCGCGGCAGCGCGCCTGCACGCCTTGGAGATCCAACGCAACGAGCAGAGCCAGCAAGTCGATGAATTGAAACAGGCGATCAACCATAACGGTGGCGACCGCTTGGAACAGTTGCGCGCGCAAATGCAGAATAAGGCGGTGCTGCGCGATCAAAGGGCGCTGAAGGCGCAGCGCTACCTCAGCTTGGTTAAGGTACTGGGGCAAACAGTCGTGCCGGAGCGCGAAGGTTTTCCGGCGCAAGGTCGGCAGTTTCATGCTTGGCGTGAGGAAGCCGCCGGCCGTGATGCAGATTTGCAAAATGCTTTGACCGAGCATGCGGTCGCGCTCACGCAAGGGCGGGCCGAGCATGCGCGGATGACGGTAGAAATCGATAGTTTGAAACGCCGGCGCAGTAATATTGATGATCAACAAATCCTGATTCGTTCGGCTCTGTGCGCTGCCTTGGCCATTGATGAAACGGCCATGCCGTTTGCCGGCGAACTGATCCAGGTGCGCGATGAGGAACGTGATTGGGAGGGGGCGGCCGAGCGTCTGCTGCGTAATATGGGCTTGGCCTTGCTGGTGCCCGATGCACATTATGCGGCGGTGGCGGCTTGGGTAGATCAAGCGCATTTGCGCGGTCGGCTGGTGTATTTTCATGTGCGTGCACGGAAAAACGCAGCCTTACCGGAATTGCATCGTCATTCACTGGCACGTAAGCTTGCCATCAAGCCGGACTCGCCCCACTACGATTGGTTAGAGCGTGAACTGGCGCACCGTTTCGATGTCGCCTGTTGCGATACGCAAGAACAATTTCGGCGCGAAACCCGGGCGGTGACGCGCAGTGGCCAATTGAAAGACCCTTCCGGTCGGCATGAGAAAGATGATCGCCACCGTATCGATGACCGCAGCCGCTACGTGCTCGGTTGGAGTAATGCAGCCAAAATCGCGGCCCTCACAGCCACGCGCACGCAGTTGGAAACGCGTTTGGGCGAGCTCGGCAGCCGAATCGGCAGCATCGAGCAGGAACGCCGAGAACTCGCGCTGCGTATCGATGCCTTGACGCGCTTGGAAGAGTTCAGTGATTTTGACGAACTCGATTGGGGCAGCGTGGCCAGCGAGATTGCTAAACTACAAGATACGTATGCACAATTGGAAGCGGCATCTGATACGCTCAAGCAACTCACTGCCTCGTTGGAGCTGGCGCGACAAGCACTGGCGCGTAGCGAACTGAGTTGGCAAGAAGTGGGAAAGCAGCAAGGTAAGCTGGAGCAACGCTTGAGCGATGCGCAAGTGTTGCGCTTGCAGTGTCAGGGCTTGCTGCAAAATGCGGTGGTCGATGCTGCAGGTGCCGCCCTGCTGGCGCGAATACAAGAAGAAGCCTTGGGCGAACAGGTGTTGACGGTGGCATCATGCGATCCGCGTGAGCAAGATATACGTAGCTTCTTGCAAACTAAAATCGATGCGGAAGATCAAAAAATCAAGCGCGTCAGCGAGAAAATTATTAAGGCCATGGCGGCCTTTAAAGAAGCGTTCAAGCTCGAGAGTGCGGAGATCGACGCCAGCGTTGATGCCTTGTTCGAATATGAGAAGTTGCTCAGTCAATTGCAGCGCGATAATTTGCCGCGCTTTGTGGCGCGCTTCAAAGAATTACTGAATGTCAATACGATCAATGAGATCGCGAATTTCAATGCCCAGCTTGCGCGTGAGCGGGAAACGATCAAAGAGAAAATTGCCCATATCAATCGCTCACTCGGTGAGATCGATTACAACCCGGGACGTTACATCGTGCTCGATTCACAAGTCAGCCCGGATGCGGAAATTCGCGATTTTCAGCAGGAGTTGCGCGCTTGTACAGAGGGCGGTATCAGCGGCTCTGATGAGGCGCAATATTCTGAGAGTAAATTTTTGCAAGTGAAGAATGTCATCGATCGCTTTCGTGGTCGCGAGGGTTTATCGGAGCAAGATCGACGCTGGACGGCCAAGGTCAGCGATGTGCGCAATTGGTTTTTGTTTGCCGCCAGCGAACGCTGGCGTGCCGACCATAGCGAACATGAACATTATTCTGATTCCGGCGGCAAATCGGGCGGCCAGAAAGAGAAACTTGCTTACACCATTTTGGCCGCCAGTTTGGCTTATCAATTCGGACTGGAATGGGGCGCGGTGCGTTCGCGTTCGTTCCGCTTTGTGGTGATTGATGAAGCATTCGGGCGCGGTTCGGATGAGTCGGCCCAATATGGTTTGCAATTGTTTCGGCAATTGAATTTGCAGTTACTGATCGTCACGCCTTTACAAAAAATTCATATCATCGAGCCCTATGTGGCGCATGTGGGTTTTGTACATAATGAAGGCGGACGGGCCTCGAAGTTGCGGAATTTATCGATAGAGGAATACCGCGTACAGAAAAGCTTGGCGGCGCAATGA
- a CDS encoding type II toxin-antitoxin system RelE/ParE family toxin, giving the protein MDEIEAKAAKLPDHPKLYKASPRVKGMREMLVRNNYIVFYRETPELVEVANVIHARRQWPPLKK; this is encoded by the coding sequence ATAGACGAGATCGAGGCCAAGGCTGCGAAGCTGCCCGATCACCCGAAGCTCTACAAGGCGTCACCCCGCGTCAAAGGCATGCGCGAGATGCTTGTAAGGAACAATTACATTGTGTTCTACCGGGAGACGCCGGAGCTGGTGGAAGTGGCGAACGTCATTCACGCACGCAGGCAGTGGCCGCCATTAAAAAAATAA